A window from Pseudomonas moraviensis encodes these proteins:
- a CDS encoding ankyrin repeat domain-containing protein yields the protein MRIFLSCLAACLSFTAGAAPVEQSPEAIKAQLQAYYFDAARRGDVPMLETFIESGYSLDTRDSKGYTALILAAYHGQAPAVERLLAAGADACAQDQRGNTALMGAIFKGELQIARRLMATDCSPDQRNGAGQTAAMYAGLFKRLELLDALQAKGADLNAEDPLGNSAARLASGEIRTAAPR from the coding sequence ATGCGGATTTTTCTTTCATGCCTGGCCGCGTGCCTGTCGTTCACTGCGGGGGCGGCCCCGGTCGAGCAAAGCCCCGAGGCAATCAAGGCGCAGTTGCAGGCTTATTACTTCGATGCCGCGCGCCGCGGGGATGTGCCGATGCTCGAAACCTTTATCGAGTCCGGCTATTCCCTTGATACCCGCGACAGCAAGGGTTACACCGCGCTGATTCTGGCCGCCTATCACGGTCAGGCGCCGGCGGTTGAGCGACTGTTGGCAGCAGGCGCGGACGCCTGTGCTCAGGATCAACGTGGCAACACGGCGCTGATGGGCGCGATATTCAAGGGCGAGTTGCAGATTGCCCGGCGCCTGATGGCGACCGATTGCAGCCCCGACCAGCGTAACGGCGCCGGACAGACGGCGGCGATGTATGCCGGGCTGTTCAAGCGTCTGGAATTGCTTGATGCATTGCAAGCCAAGGGTGCCGACCTCAACGCCGAGGATCCGCTGGGCAACAGCGCCGCGCGTCTGGCCAGTGGCGAAATCCGTACCGCTGCGCCGCGCTGA
- the cydB gene encoding cytochrome d ubiquinol oxidase subunit II — translation MGIDLPLIWAVIIIFGIMMYVVMDGFDLGIGILFPFVPGKTDRDVMMNTVAPVWDGNETWLVLGGAALFGAFPLAYSVVLSALYLPLIFMLMGLIFRGVAFEFRFKAKDEKRHLWDKAFIGGSIAATFFQGVALGAFIDGLPVVNRQFAGGSLDWLTPFTLFCGAALVVAYALLGCTWLIMKTEGKLQEQMHDLARPLAFVLLAVIGIVSIWTPLSHPEIASRWFSMPNLLWFMPVPILVLVTLYGLIRAVARNANYTPFLLTLVLIFLGYSGLGISLWPNIVPPSISIWDAAAPPQSQGFMLVGTLFIIPFILGYTFWSYYVFRGKVTHEDGYH, via the coding sequence ATGGGTATTGATCTTCCGCTGATCTGGGCCGTGATCATCATCTTCGGCATCATGATGTACGTGGTCATGGACGGCTTTGACCTGGGCATCGGCATTCTCTTCCCGTTCGTGCCGGGCAAGACCGACCGTGACGTGATGATGAACACGGTTGCGCCAGTCTGGGACGGCAACGAAACCTGGCTGGTGCTGGGGGGCGCGGCATTGTTCGGCGCCTTCCCGCTGGCCTATTCGGTGGTGCTGTCGGCGTTGTACCTGCCGCTGATCTTCATGCTGATGGGCCTGATCTTTCGCGGCGTGGCCTTCGAGTTTCGCTTCAAGGCCAAGGACGAAAAACGTCACCTGTGGGACAAGGCCTTCATCGGTGGATCGATCGCGGCGACGTTCTTTCAGGGTGTGGCGCTGGGTGCCTTCATCGATGGCTTGCCTGTGGTCAATCGCCAGTTCGCCGGTGGCTCACTGGACTGGCTGACGCCGTTCACACTGTTCTGCGGCGCAGCGCTGGTGGTGGCGTACGCCTTGCTCGGCTGCACCTGGCTGATCATGAAGACCGAAGGCAAGTTGCAGGAACAAATGCATGATCTGGCACGGCCGCTGGCGTTTGTGCTGTTGGCGGTGATCGGCATTGTCAGTATCTGGACGCCGTTGTCCCACCCGGAAATTGCCTCGCGCTGGTTCAGCATGCCGAATCTGTTGTGGTTCATGCCGGTGCCGATTCTGGTGCTGGTCACCCTGTATGGCCTGATCCGCGCGGTGGCACGCAATGCCAACTACACGCCGTTCCTGCTGACCCTGGTGCTGATCTTCCTTGGCTACAGCGGTCTGGGCATCAGCTTGTGGCCGAACATCGTGCCGCCGTCGATCTCGATCTGGGACGCCGCCGCGCCGCCGCAAAGTCAGGGCTTCATGCTGGTGGGCACGCTGTTCATCATTCCGTTCATCCTCGGTTACACCTTCTGGAGCTACTACGTATTCCGCGGCAAGGTGACCCACGAAGACGGTTACCACTAA
- a CDS encoding DUF2474 domain-containing protein has translation MTGKHSLHDIEEAEKKPLWQRLGWLALIWVGSVGVLFIAASLMRMFMNAAGLTTH, from the coding sequence ATGACCGGCAAACATTCCCTGCACGACATTGAAGAAGCCGAAAAAAAACCGCTGTGGCAGCGCCTCGGCTGGTTGGCCTTGATCTGGGTTGGCAGTGTCGGCGTGCTGTTTATCGCCGCCAGCCTGATGCGCATGTTCATGAATGCCGCAGGTTTGACCACCCACTGA
- a CDS encoding autoinducer binding domain-containing protein has protein sequence METWKESQLKQLTFAKGIEAAYPILLRFAENLGFNFCAIAVTSPNREVHLNALQINNYPKEWNIQYNKENYRNIDPVIAHCNHSILPIVWEERVFGDAPQLWQALKHNGLQHGWSQAFHDEASGLCSIISLARTHCPISPLELYEHYGYIFFANRHFSELYARTVPIPAKPSRPRLSSRELEILKLSALGKTAHDISRILSLSERTVNYHVQNVIEKLNVCNKISAVIAAARAGII, from the coding sequence ATGGAAACGTGGAAGGAATCACAACTCAAACAACTGACGTTTGCCAAAGGCATAGAGGCGGCTTACCCGATACTGTTGAGATTCGCGGAGAACCTTGGGTTTAACTTCTGCGCCATTGCAGTCACCTCGCCGAATCGCGAAGTGCATCTGAATGCCTTGCAAATCAATAATTACCCGAAAGAATGGAACATTCAGTACAACAAAGAGAACTACCGGAACATCGACCCGGTAATAGCGCATTGCAATCACTCAATACTTCCAATCGTATGGGAAGAGAGAGTGTTCGGCGATGCACCCCAGCTGTGGCAGGCGTTGAAACACAATGGACTGCAGCATGGCTGGTCGCAGGCATTTCATGACGAAGCCAGTGGCTTGTGCAGCATCATCAGTCTGGCTCGAACCCACTGCCCGATCAGTCCGCTGGAGCTGTATGAGCATTACGGTTATATCTTTTTCGCCAACCGGCACTTCAGCGAACTGTATGCCCGCACCGTGCCCATACCGGCCAAGCCCAGCAGGCCGAGGTTATCGTCCAGGGAGCTGGAAATTCTGAAACTGTCGGCCTTGGGCAAGACCGCTCATGACATTTCGAGAATTCTCAGCCTGAGCGAACGTACCGTTAACTACCACGTGCAAAACGTCATCGAGAAACTCAACGTGTGCAACAAGATTTCCGCCGTGATTGCGGCTGCTCGTGCCGGGATCATCTGA
- a CDS encoding PilZ domain-containing protein: protein MNDHSANRRRFKRIAFDARTELKQGEYTWPVRLIDLSLKGLLIERPEPWLGDKEQDFAVDIHLSDDVDIEMDVHLAHEENGHLGFICRHISLESIQRLRRLIELNLADEAELERELGALIEI from the coding sequence ATGAACGATCACTCCGCCAATCGACGTCGCTTCAAACGTATTGCGTTCGATGCCCGAACCGAGCTGAAACAGGGCGAGTACACCTGGCCGGTCAGGCTGATCGACCTGTCACTCAAGGGATTGTTGATCGAACGGCCGGAGCCGTGGCTTGGTGATAAAGAGCAGGACTTTGCCGTCGACATTCATCTGAGCGATGACGTCGACATCGAGATGGATGTGCATCTGGCCCACGAGGAGAACGGCCATTTGGGGTTCATCTGCCGGCATATCAGCCTGGAGTCGATCCAGCGCCTGCGGCGGTTGATCGAGTTGAACCTGGCGGATGAGGCCGAGCTGGAGCGCGAGTTGGGTGCGTTGATCGAAATCTAG
- the katB gene encoding catalase KatB: MTSTPGLGAFPHRRTFGVLTASLLTFSVNAAPLTRDNGAAVGDNQNSQTAGANGPVLLQDVQLIQKLQRFDRERIPERVVHARGTGAHGTFTVTNDLSDLSKAKVFAAGQSTPVFVRFSAVVHGNHSPETLRDPRGFATKFYTADGNWDLVGNNFPTFFIRDAIKFPDMVHAFKPDPRTNLDDDSRRFDFFSHVPEATRTLTELYSNYGTPASYREMDGNGVHAYKLINAKNEVHYVKFHWKSLQGINNLRPKQVAKVQGQDYSHMTNDLVSNINKGNFPKWDLYVQVLKPQDLSKFDFDPLDATKIWPGIPERKVGQMILNRNPANVFQETEQVAMAPANVVPGIEPSEDRLLQGRVFSYADTQMYRLGANALQLPINAPKTAVNNGNQDGAMNYGASQSGVNYQPSRLQPREETPAARYSQSALSGSTQQAKIQREQNFKQAGDLYRSYSKQERRDLIDSFGGSLATTDDESKHIILSFLYKADPEYGSGVTEVAKGDLSRVKALAAKLTD; encoded by the coding sequence ATGACATCCACTCCTGGACTGGGGGCTTTTCCCCATCGCCGCACTTTCGGTGTATTGACCGCCAGCCTGCTGACCTTTTCGGTCAACGCCGCTCCGCTGACCCGCGACAATGGCGCTGCTGTCGGTGACAATCAGAACTCGCAAACCGCCGGCGCCAACGGCCCGGTGCTGCTGCAGGATGTGCAGTTGATCCAGAAGCTGCAGCGTTTCGACCGTGAACGCATCCCCGAGCGCGTCGTCCATGCGCGCGGCACCGGCGCCCATGGCACTTTCACCGTGACCAACGACCTCAGCGACCTGAGCAAGGCCAAGGTGTTCGCCGCAGGCCAGAGCACCCCGGTGTTCGTGCGTTTCTCGGCGGTGGTGCACGGCAACCATTCCCCGGAAACCCTGCGCGACCCGCGCGGCTTCGCCACCAAGTTCTACACCGCTGACGGCAACTGGGATCTGGTCGGCAACAACTTCCCGACCTTCTTCATCCGCGATGCGATCAAATTCCCGGACATGGTGCATGCCTTCAAGCCCGATCCGCGCACCAACCTTGACGACGATTCGCGCCGGTTCGATTTCTTCTCCCATGTACCCGAAGCCACCCGCACGCTGACCGAGCTGTATTCCAACTACGGCACTCCGGCCAGTTACCGGGAAATGGACGGCAATGGCGTTCATGCCTATAAGCTGATCAACGCAAAGAATGAAGTTCATTATGTGAAGTTTCATTGGAAGAGCTTGCAGGGCATTAATAACCTGCGGCCAAAGCAGGTCGCAAAAGTTCAGGGTCAGGATTACAGCCATATGACCAATGACCTGGTCAGCAATATCAACAAAGGCAACTTCCCGAAGTGGGACTTGTACGTGCAAGTTCTGAAGCCACAGGATTTGTCCAAGTTTGATTTCGATCCATTGGACGCGACCAAGATCTGGCCGGGTATTCCCGAACGCAAAGTTGGACAAATGATCTTGAACCGCAATCCGGCCAACGTCTTCCAGGAAACCGAACAAGTAGCCATGGCGCCGGCCAACGTAGTTCCGGGTATCGAACCTTCGGAAGATCGTTTGTTGCAGGGCCGGGTGTTCTCTTATGCCGATACGCAGATGTATCGTCTCGGCGCCAATGCTTTGCAATTGCCGATCAACGCGCCGAAAACTGCGGTGAACAATGGCAATCAGGACGGTGCGATGAATTACGGCGCCAGCCAGTCCGGCGTCAACTACCAGCCGAGCCGTCTGCAACCGCGTGAAGAGACGCCAGCGGCGCGTTACAGCCAGTCGGCGCTGTCCGGCAGCACCCAGCAGGCGAAGATCCAGCGCGAGCAGAACTTCAAGCAGGCCGGTGATCTGTATCGCTCGTACAGCAAGCAGGAGCGTCGCGACCTGATCGACAGCTTCGGCGGCTCGCTGGCCACCACCGATGACGAGAGCAAGCACATCATCCTGTCGTTCCTGTACAAGGCCGACCCTGAGTACGGCAGCGGTGTGACCGAAGTGGCCAAGGGCGACCTCAGCCGTGTGAAAGCACTGGCGGCCAAACTGACCGACTGA
- a CDS encoding ferredoxin--NADP reductase, which yields MTASAEKYTTQTLLDVQPLTPNLFTLRTSRDPGFRFRAGQFARLGVTKANGSTVWRAYSMVSSPFDEFLEFFSIVVPGGEFTSELSRLRVGDSLMVERQAFGYLTLDRFVDGRDLWLLSTGTGVAPFLSILQDFEVWEKFERIILVYSVREARELAYQALIAGLAQRDYLSEHAHKLRFIPTVTREAHPGALQGRITALIENGELERAAGVELSPEHSRVMLCGNPQMIDDTRALLKQRDMRLSLTRKPGQVAVENYW from the coding sequence ATGACTGCCAGCGCCGAGAAGTACACCACCCAGACTTTGCTCGATGTCCAACCGTTGACGCCGAACCTGTTCACGCTGCGCACCAGCCGCGATCCCGGCTTTCGCTTCCGTGCCGGCCAGTTCGCCCGCCTGGGCGTCACCAAGGCCAACGGAAGTACCGTTTGGCGCGCGTATTCGATGGTGTCGTCGCCGTTCGACGAGTTTCTCGAGTTCTTTTCCATTGTGGTGCCGGGGGGCGAGTTCACCAGTGAGTTGAGCAGGCTCAGGGTGGGCGACAGCCTGATGGTTGAACGCCAGGCGTTCGGCTATTTGACCCTGGATCGCTTTGTCGATGGTCGCGATCTCTGGCTACTGTCCACCGGCACCGGCGTGGCGCCGTTCCTGTCGATCCTGCAGGACTTCGAAGTCTGGGAGAAATTCGAGCGCATCATTCTGGTCTACAGCGTGCGTGAAGCGCGGGAACTGGCTTACCAGGCGTTGATTGCCGGGTTGGCGCAACGTGACTACCTCAGCGAGCATGCGCACAAATTGCGGTTTATCCCGACTGTGACCCGTGAGGCGCACCCCGGCGCGCTGCAGGGCCGGATTACTGCGCTGATCGAAAATGGCGAACTGGAGCGAGCAGCGGGCGTCGAGCTTTCGCCAGAGCATTCGCGGGTGATGTTGTGCGGCAATCCGCAGATGATCGACGACACCCGCGCCTTGCTCAAGCAGCGCGACATGCGCCTGAGCCTGACGCGCAAGCCGGGGCAGGTTGCGGTGGAAAATTACTGGTAG
- a CDS encoding methyltransferase, with translation MPLLETPFAQLDLIRQPEQQNEPLQAFDAADEYLLNHLASEQPASSTRVLVLNDSFGALAISLLGKVEVSSSGDSFLGFVGLEKNLLRNGQAFDAIRPIPASEPLVGPFDRVLIRVPKTLALLEEQLIRLQGQLAPGAQVIAAAMVKHLPRAAGDLLERYIGPVQASLAVKKARLLIATPQTKTPVTSPYPTRYRLDEPAIELLNHANVFCREGLDIGTRAFLPHLPKNLGNARVADLGCGNGVLAIASALQNPDAHYTLVDESFMAVQSAAENWRAALGDREVVVRAGDGLAGQPPQSLDVVLCNPPFHQQQVVGDFLAWRMFQQAREALVVGGALYIVGNRHLGYHSKLARLFRGVEQVAATPKFVILKARK, from the coding sequence ATGCCTTTGCTAGAGACACCCTTCGCCCAGCTCGACCTGATTCGCCAGCCCGAACAGCAGAATGAACCGCTGCAAGCGTTCGACGCGGCGGACGAATACCTGCTCAATCATCTCGCCAGCGAACAACCGGCAAGCAGCACCCGCGTGCTGGTGCTCAATGACAGCTTCGGTGCATTGGCCATCAGTTTGCTGGGCAAGGTCGAGGTCAGCAGCAGCGGCGACTCGTTCCTGGGTTTCGTCGGACTGGAAAAGAATCTGCTGCGCAACGGCCAGGCGTTCGATGCGATTCGTCCAATCCCGGCCAGTGAGCCCTTGGTCGGGCCGTTTGATCGGGTGCTGATCCGCGTCCCCAAAACCCTGGCGCTGCTGGAAGAACAGTTGATCCGCCTGCAAGGGCAACTGGCTCCCGGCGCGCAAGTGATCGCGGCTGCCATGGTCAAGCATCTGCCCCGTGCTGCCGGCGATCTGCTCGAGCGCTACATCGGCCCGGTGCAAGCGTCGCTGGCTGTGAAAAAAGCGCGCTTGCTGATTGCCACACCGCAAACCAAAACACCCGTAACGTCCCCCTACCCCACTCGTTATCGCCTGGATGAACCGGCGATCGAACTGCTCAACCACGCCAACGTGTTCTGCCGCGAAGGTCTGGACATCGGCACCCGCGCGTTCCTGCCGCATCTGCCGAAGAACCTTGGCAACGCACGAGTCGCCGATCTCGGTTGCGGCAACGGTGTGCTGGCCATTGCCAGCGCGTTGCAGAACCCGGACGCGCATTACACGCTGGTCGACGAGTCATTCATGGCGGTGCAATCGGCGGCCGAGAACTGGCGCGCGGCGTTGGGCGATCGCGAAGTGGTCGTGCGCGCTGGCGATGGCTTGGCCGGGCAGCCGCCGCAGTCACTGGACGTGGTGCTGTGCAATCCGCCGTTCCATCAACAGCAGGTAGTCGGCGATTTCCTCGCCTGGCGCATGTTCCAGCAGGCGCGCGAGGCACTGGTGGTCGGCGGTGCGCTGTACATTGTCGGCAATCGGCACCTGGGCTATCACAGCAAACTGGCGCGCCTGTTCCGCGGCGTCGAGCAAGTGGCGGCAACGCCGAAATTCGTCATCCTCAAAGCCCGCAAATAA
- the radA gene encoding DNA repair protein RadA, with the protein MAKAKRMYGCTECGATFPKWAGQCGECGAWNTLTETMIESGGATAPTGRTGWAGQQAQIKTLAEVSIEEIPRFSTASGELDRVLGGGLVDGSVVLIGGDPGIGKSTILLQTLCNLAKSMPALYVTGEESQQQVAMRARRLGLPQDQLRVMTETCIETIIATARQEKPKVMVIDSIQTIFTEQLQSAPGGVSQVRESAALLVRYAKQSGTAIFLVGHVTKEGALAGPRVLEHMVDTVLYFEGESDGRLRLLRAVKNRFGAVNELGVFGMTDKGLKEVSNPSAIFLTRAQEEVPGSVVMATWEGTRPMLVEVQALVDDSHLANPRRVTLGLDQNRLAMLLAVLHRHGGIPTHDQDVFLNVVGGVKVLETASDLALMAAVMSSLRNRPLPHDLLVFGEVGLSGEVRPVPSGQERLKEAAKHGFKRAIVPKGNAPKEAPAGLQIIAVTRLEQALDALFE; encoded by the coding sequence ATGGCCAAGGCCAAGCGCATGTACGGCTGCACCGAGTGCGGCGCAACCTTTCCCAAGTGGGCCGGGCAGTGCGGTGAGTGCGGTGCCTGGAACACCCTGACTGAAACCATGATCGAAAGCGGCGGCGCCACGGCACCCACCGGACGTACCGGCTGGGCCGGGCAACAGGCCCAGATCAAGACCCTGGCCGAAGTCAGCATCGAAGAAATTCCACGGTTTTCCACCGCGTCCGGTGAGCTCGATCGCGTCCTCGGCGGCGGGCTGGTGGACGGTTCAGTGGTGCTGATCGGCGGTGACCCGGGGATCGGCAAGTCGACCATTCTGCTGCAGACCCTGTGCAATCTGGCCAAGAGCATGCCGGCGCTGTACGTCACTGGTGAGGAGTCCCAGCAGCAAGTGGCGATGCGCGCACGCCGGCTCGGCCTGCCGCAGGATCAACTGCGGGTGATGACCGAGACCTGCATCGAGACCATCATCGCCACCGCCCGTCAGGAAAAGCCCAAGGTGATGGTGATCGACTCGATCCAGACCATTTTCACCGAGCAACTGCAATCGGCGCCGGGCGGCGTATCCCAGGTGCGCGAGAGCGCGGCGTTGCTGGTGCGTTACGCCAAGCAGAGCGGCACGGCGATTTTCCTTGTCGGCCACGTCACCAAAGAGGGCGCTCTGGCCGGTCCTCGTGTGCTGGAACACATGGTCGACACCGTGCTGTATTTCGAAGGCGAATCCGACGGTCGCCTGCGTTTGCTGCGTGCAGTGAAAAACCGTTTCGGCGCGGTGAACGAGTTGGGCGTGTTCGGCATGACCGACAAGGGCCTGAAAGAAGTCTCCAATCCTTCGGCGATTTTTCTCACCCGAGCCCAGGAAGAAGTCCCCGGCAGTGTGGTCATGGCGACGTGGGAAGGCACCCGGCCGATGCTGGTGGAGGTGCAGGCGCTGGTCGATGACAGTCATCTGGCCAACCCGCGTCGGGTGACGCTGGGTCTGGATCAGAACCGTCTGGCGATGCTGCTCGCGGTGTTGCACCGTCATGGCGGCATTCCGACCCACGATCAGGACGTGTTCCTCAACGTGGTCGGTGGCGTCAAGGTGCTGGAAACCGCGTCGGATCTGGCGCTGATGGCGGCGGTGATGTCGAGTTTGCGCAATCGGCCGTTGCCGCATGATCTGCTGGTGTTCGGTGAAGTCGGCCTGTCCGGCGAAGTGCGCCCGGTGCCGAGCGGCCAGGAACGTTTGAAGGAGGCGGCCAAGCACGGTTTCAAACGCGCGATCGTGCCCAAGGGCAACGCACCGAAGGAAGCGCCGGCGGGGTTGCAGATCATTGCGGTCACTCGCCTCGAACAAGCCCTCGACGCGCTCTTCGAATAA
- the mscL gene encoding large-conductance mechanosensitive channel protein MscL, producing MGVLSEFKAFAVKGNVVDMAVGIIIGAAFGKIVSSFVGDVIMPPIGLLIGGVDFSDLAVTLKAAQGDAPAVVLAYGKFLQTVLDFVIVAFAIFMGVKAINRLKREEAVAPTAPPIPSKEEQLLGEIRDLLKAQNERP from the coding sequence ATGGGCGTGCTTAGCGAGTTCAAGGCCTTCGCGGTCAAAGGCAATGTGGTCGATATGGCCGTCGGTATCATCATTGGCGCGGCGTTCGGCAAGATTGTTTCGTCGTTTGTCGGCGACGTGATCATGCCGCCGATTGGCCTGTTGATCGGTGGGGTGGACTTCAGTGACCTGGCCGTCACGCTCAAAGCCGCCCAGGGCGATGCGCCCGCAGTGGTGCTGGCTTACGGCAAATTCCTGCAGACCGTGCTGGATTTCGTGATCGTCGCGTTCGCCATCTTCATGGGCGTCAAAGCCATCAACCGCCTCAAGCGCGAAGAAGCCGTGGCGCCAACCGCGCCGCCGATCCCGAGCAAGGAAGAGCAGCTGCTGGGCGAAATTCGCGACCTGCTCAAAGCGCAGAACGAGCGGCCCTGA
- a CDS encoding carbon starvation CstA family protein produces the protein MKNNNSLLRHLPWLVLAIVGACALGVVALRRGEAINALWIVVAAVAIYLVAYRYYSLFIANNVMQLDPRRATPAVLNNDGLDYVPTNKHILFGHHFAAIAGAGPLVGPVLAAQMGYLPGTLWLIAGVVLAGAVQDFMVLFMSTRRNGRSLGDMVREEMGRIPGTIALFGCFLIMIIILAVLALIVVKALAESPWGIFTVMATIPIAMFMGIYMRYIRPGRIGEISVVGVLLLLGSIWLGGQIAADPVWAKAFTFTGVQITWMLVGYGFVAASLPVWLILAPRDYLSTFLKIGTIVALAIGILITMPELKMPALTQFVDGTGPVWKGGLFPFLFITIACGAVSGFHALISSGTTPKLLDNETNARYIGYGGMLMESFVAIMAMVAASVIEPGVYFAMNSPAAVVGSDAASVAQMVTSWGFAITPEALQAVAHDIGETTILARAGGAPTLAVGIAQILHSVLPGENTMAFWYHFAILFEALFILTAVDAGTRAGRFMLQDLLGSFVPALKRTESWTANLIATAGCVAMWGWLLYQGVIDPLGGINTLWPLFGISNQMLAGIALMLGTVVLIKMKRQRYIWVTLLPATWLLICTTTAGFIKLFDANPAIGFLSLAKKYSDALANGQVLAPAKSVEQMQHVIFNAYTNATLTALFLFVVFSILFYALKVGIAAWGKKERTDKESPFQALPDA, from the coding sequence ATGAAAAATAATAATAGCCTGCTGCGCCACTTACCCTGGCTCGTGCTGGCAATCGTAGGAGCGTGCGCCCTGGGCGTAGTGGCATTGCGCCGCGGCGAGGCGATCAACGCCTTGTGGATTGTGGTCGCTGCCGTGGCCATTTATCTGGTTGCGTACCGTTACTACAGTCTGTTCATCGCCAACAACGTGATGCAACTGGATCCGCGTCGGGCTACCCCCGCCGTGCTCAACAACGATGGTCTGGACTATGTGCCGACCAACAAACACATTCTTTTCGGTCACCACTTCGCGGCCATCGCTGGCGCGGGGCCGCTGGTCGGCCCGGTGCTGGCGGCGCAGATGGGGTATCTGCCCGGCACGCTCTGGCTGATTGCCGGCGTAGTGCTGGCGGGCGCGGTGCAGGACTTCATGGTCCTGTTCATGTCGACCCGCCGCAACGGCCGTTCCCTGGGCGACATGGTGCGTGAAGAAATGGGCCGGATTCCCGGGACCATCGCGCTGTTCGGCTGCTTCCTGATCATGATCATCATCCTCGCGGTGCTGGCGCTGATCGTGGTCAAGGCCCTGGCCGAGAGCCCGTGGGGCATCTTCACCGTGATGGCGACCATCCCGATCGCGATGTTCATGGGCATCTACATGCGCTACATCCGCCCGGGCCGCATCGGCGAAATCTCCGTGGTCGGCGTGTTGCTGCTGCTCGGTTCGATCTGGCTGGGCGGGCAGATTGCTGCCGATCCGGTATGGGCCAAGGCCTTCACCTTCACCGGTGTGCAGATTACCTGGATGCTGGTCGGTTACGGTTTTGTCGCCGCGTCGCTGCCGGTCTGGCTGATTCTCGCCCCGCGTGACTATCTGTCGACCTTCCTCAAGATCGGCACCATCGTCGCGCTGGCGATCGGTATCCTGATCACCATGCCCGAGCTGAAAATGCCGGCGCTGACCCAGTTCGTCGACGGCACCGGGCCGGTGTGGAAGGGCGGTCTGTTCCCGTTCCTGTTCATCACCATCGCCTGCGGCGCGGTATCGGGTTTCCACGCACTGATTTCTTCGGGCACCACGCCGAAGCTGCTGGATAACGAAACCAACGCCCGCTACATCGGTTACGGCGGCATGCTGATGGAGTCGTTCGTAGCGATCATGGCCATGGTTGCCGCTTCGGTGATCGAGCCGGGTGTGTACTTCGCCATGAACAGTCCGGCCGCCGTGGTCGGCAGTGATGCCGCGTCAGTAGCGCAAATGGTCACCAGTTGGGGCTTCGCAATCACGCCTGAGGCGCTGCAAGCGGTTGCCCATGACATCGGCGAAACCACCATCCTGGCTCGCGCCGGTGGTGCGCCGACCCTGGCGGTCGGTATCGCGCAGATCCTGCACAGTGTCCTGCCGGGTGAAAACACCATGGCGTTCTGGTACCACTTCGCGATCCTGTTCGAAGCGCTGTTCATCCTCACCGCTGTCGATGCCGGTACCCGTGCCGGGCGTTTCATGCTGCAGGACCTGCTCGGCTCCTTCGTCCCGGCGCTGAAACGCACCGAATCCTGGACCGCCAACCTGATCGCTACCGCCGGTTGTGTGGCGATGTGGGGCTGGTTGCTGTATCAGGGCGTGATCGATCCACTGGGCGGCATCAACACCTTGTGGCCACTGTTCGGCATCTCCAACCAGATGCTCGCCGGTATCGCGCTGATGCTCGGCACCGTGGTCCTGATCAAGATGAAGCGTCAGCGCTACATCTGGGTCACCCTGTTGCCGGCCACCTGGCTGTTGATCTGCACCACCACCGCTGGCTTCATCAAGCTGTTCGACGCCAACCCGGCGATCGGCTTCCTTTCGCTGGCGAAGAAGTACAGCGATGCGCTGGCCAACGGTCAGGTGCTGGCACCGGCGAAAAGCGTCGAGCAGATGCAGCACGTGATCTTCAACGCCTACACCAACGCCACACTCACCGCGCTGTTCCTGTTCGTGGTCTTCAGCATCCTGTTCTACGCGCTCAAGGTCGGCATCGCCGCCTGGGGCAAGAAAGAGCGCACGGATAAAGAATCGCCATTCCAGGCCCTGCCGGATGCGTAA